The DNA region TTGTGAAGAAGAACCTCACACACATCGTCTGTTATTAACACTCACCAAATGGCATTCCGGGCTTGGATCcttgtctggttttgtttttttcttgtttttgttttaggtcTAGAATCGGTTCACAAAATTAAAATCACCTCAAACTTTGTGCTTATTGGCGTTTTGACTAtaagctgcagcatcacctcCACCTGTGGACACAAGGTGgagccagagcagagcaggtggAGTTCTGAcgtctccatggaaaccagcagcattatggaaaataacaaacaaaagcGCTTGACTGTCCTGGTTCACATCAGTCAATCTGACACTTTTCATTCCCACTAAGGTTTGTGGCTCCTGGTTTCATACCAGTGTTTCCTCGTGTCTGGTCCCAAATCCACTGGAGTCACACTCACAGAACACAGCGTCATTAAATAATTCAACTGGAGTTTCAGCTTCAGTTATTGCTTCCTCTGCCTGCTGGTTCTGATTAACCTGGGCTAATCCAGACTCATACCAGGAGGTaggcctgtgctgtgtttgtggacctGTCTGTGGTTGTCAGGCAGCAAAATGACACCAGAGGGAAAACCATGAAAATCCCCAAAGAACATGGAGACGGAGACATTTGCTAATGATGAGCTATTAGAGTCGAGAGGAAGGAGACggacgagcagcagctcaggtgatcCTCTCCTCATCACAGACCTGGATGTGGGGCTTGGCTGGACTGGGACAGACCCGCGATGCTGTTTCCTTTTTGAGGTCTTCAATGGACAGACGATCCTGGACTTGGACTTGGTGAGACTCAACCAGCTGCAGGTGCGTGGGGCAGAACCAAACTGGGACCGGCCGAACAACTGCTTTAACAAACTTCTGTATTGTTTGTAACTGGTTCAGACATTTTTTGGTTTGAAGTTAAAAGAACGATCAGATGAAAGGTTTGTTCGTAAGTAAGCTTCTCTGTTCATCTGTGCTAAAATTAATAAGTATGAGGCACATTTGAACCAACTCGGGTCCAGAACCCATCATCGAAATTTGACCCAATGTCAAACAACTGTGGTTCCAGCTGAGATGGGCTGTCTGGGAGGCAAGACAGAGGAAGAACGCCTGGATGAAAAAGCAAAGCGTGAAGCAAACAAGAAGATTGAGAgacagctgcagaaggagcgACAGACCTATAAAGCTACACACAGACTGTTACTGCTGGGTGagatgcctgtctgtctgcctgcctgcctgcctgcctgtctgtctgcctctgtcgTCTGTCTTTGCCTCTTCCATCACTTGGTTTtctctctgactctgtgtgtgcaggtgcagggGAGTCTGGTAAAAGCACCATAGTGAAGCAGATGAGGATTCTTCATGTTGATGGATTCAATGCTGAGTGAGTCCAGCCTTCATCTTCAAATACCCCTGAACTATTTGATCGATAAGCAAACTTAAGCTTCTTATCATTTCTGTCCTGTTTGTTCATGGTGTTTACCTTCTGTCCAGACATTTTCTCACTGTAACAGTGAAAGTAGAACTCGACACCGTGTCAGTGAACGTTCTAAGCTAAGCCTGATTAGTAAAGTGTGCTCTCTGAAGTGAAGGCAGCAGTCTGCTCCCTGGTTTGTCTGGATGAATGGAACCATGACTAAATGGTTGACACTCAGGCCCAGGGATTATTCATCACTTAGGGCTTATTTGTTTTtccagagagaagcagcagaagattCAGGACATCAGGAAGAATGTGAAGGACGCCATAGTGGTCAGTCCCATCATCTCATCATACATTCTTATAGTAACAGACTTAGAGCCTATTGGTCAATGAGGAGAAATCAGAAAGCTGGTGggctctggtcctggttctgctggtctTCCTTTGGACCTAGTAGTTTTGACTCAGTGGAATTCAAGTTAACTGCTTTTGCATCTCTTCTAGTTGCTCAGGTTGTGATTGAAATTAACTTGTTTCATGTCTGTAAGGAACAACAGTCAGCACCAGGTTGAGAAATGATGTAGGTGTCTAGGACATCAGAACACATCAGTTTGTGGAGTCCATTTAACCTCCTGTTGACTGGACTCAACCTCCTAATTTCTGATCAatctgaggaggtcaaaggtgacggACTACAGCTGTGACATTTGTTTCCTTCCCGTGTGTTGTAGACAATCGTGTCGGCCATGAGTTCGCTGACTCCACCCGTCCCTCTTGGTAACCCTGACAACCAGTTCAGAGTGGACTACATCAGGAGCATTGCACCGCTGTCTGACTTTGAGTACACAGAGGTAACACACGTGCAGTAGTAACACAACCCGTAACCATGGTAACTATCCACAACAAAGATGAAGACAACTAGAAACTAGCTAACCTTCTGGCAAAGGTTTGTTACCATGTTATAGTTGTTCTTTACTCTAAAATCAATCCAATAAtccaaaaataacatttttagtTGTTATTGATCAGGAAAATGAGGGCCAAACAAATTCTTTCTTCAATTATTTAGTTCAAAAaaattgtttgatttgtttttgaatgttttgtgttttaaacaatttaattttaaattgtgtttaGGTGAGCAGAGATATGAGGCATTTTGACTTAATAGCCGCTGTCTCTCTCTTGTACCTAACCTACGTTTCAGAGGATGTGCATGAGTTGAGATGAGATGAGCTGACCACAGTTATTAACATTAACCAAGAGACACTTTGTTTagagcttgtttgttttattgaagTTAACGACATGATGTAAGGAGATCACCTGGGACACCTGTCGGTGTGTGAGTCTCACCTGAGACCTCATTATCTAAACGTCTGTGATCTCTACGGAAGACgaagagacaaaacaagcttcttcctgtttctctgctgAACTCATCACTTCACGCACTGCTGCTGATTGGTCGACTGGAGGCAAACACTATACAACGCTGTCACGTTGTCCAATCCGATGCCTTCGCTCCACTTAGGTTTACCAGAGGAGCGCAGGCAGATTATTATGGTCTGGGTTAATGAGTTACAGCTTTTGGTACAATGGAAGTTCAGGAGAAAACCGCTTTAATGTATAATAATCTCAGTGTGAGGAGGTTAGTTGAACAGTGTATACGTAGTCAAACACCTggtttgtgttgtggttttaCCCCCACTCGTCCTTTTCAGGCTatatttctgtgttttgtgttgagcTTTACTGAACCAgtcaaacagtgtttttaaCTTTATGTTGTAGGTGAACTTTTATTTTACGCTTAAGGATCAGCAGAAACCTACTGGTCAGACCCGGGTGATTGTTTGTTGCTGCTCTGAACGCGACACTcgcctcctgtctgtctttcaggACTTCTTTGAACATGCTCAGAACCTGTGGGAGGACGACGGTGTGAAGGCGTGCTTCGAGCGCTCCAACGAATATCAGCTGATCGACTGTGCTCAGTAGTAAGTCACACGTGGAGTGTTACGTGTTCCAACATGTAAATCTGGTCTCACAGTTTAGTATCTCCACGGCGTGACCTGGTTCCACATAGCACTGATTTACCACATGATTTATTTAAGAGAAATAAAAGGAGCTTAGAGTAAACAGGATGCATTCAGTTCAGTAAtgttttgtgctgcagcttcctgaatAGGTTGGACTCTGTCAGGAGGACGGACTACACGCCTACAGACCAGGTGAGCGCCTCAGCGGCCAGGATGACTCACCTGTTCCCTGGCGCACGCTCACGATGCTGCTTTTGACCCTGCAGGACTTGTTGCGGTGTCGAGTTTTGACCTCAGGGATTTTTGAAACCAGGTTTCAGGTGGACAAAGTCAACTTCCAGTGAGTGTCCTTAATGACTGTAACGGCTTCagacttttttatatttcatttatacAATCATTGAATTAATATGAAGCAGCCCTTCAGCCCAGAGCAGTTCATGTGTCCTTGATCGTTTCTTTATTGGTTTGATTAACGGAGTAGCTTCTGTCTCTCAGCATGTTTGATGTCGGAGGACAGAGGGATGAACGCAGGAAGTGGATCCAGTGTTTCAACGGTAAGAAGACAACCACAGACCCAAAGCTGGGCCAATCACAGGTCCGTTTCAGTGCTCACAGCTGTTTCTCTGTGCCCAGATGTTACGGCTATCATATTTGTTGctgccagcagcagctacaacatGGTGATCAGGGAGGACAACTCCACCAACCGGCTGAGGGAGTCTCTGGACCTATTCCGATCCATCTGGACCAACAGGTTCAGCcctgtctctcctctcattGCTTGAGTCGACCCACAGGGTCAGGGACTGGCTGTAACCACGTCTGCTCTGGGACTGACTGCAGGTTTCTGAAGACCATCTCTGTGATCTTGTTCCTGAACAAACAGGATGTGTTGGCTGAAAAGATTTTGGCTGGAAAATCTAAACTGGAAGACTATTTCCCAGAATACAACAACTACCAAGCACCTGTTGATGGTAAATATACAGTTTTGCAACACACTTATCTGACTGCTTTAGTATTTGCCTCCAATATTCTTTgttctatatactgtatactgtttTCACCTAAATTGAGTTCAAGTATTTAGCAATAATTCAAAAAATGAAGTCTTTAGGAAACAGTGAGAAAAACATCCCATTCATAGAAGAACCTCTAGCAGAACCAACCTGACTTAATGTGTGCGGTCATGTGCCTCGAGCAGAatagagaagagagagggacaCAGGTGGGACATGAGGTGGGTGGACATGAGGAGCTATGATGGAGCTGATCAGCAGGAGGTTTCTGAGTGAGGAGAAGGATCATCTGGTGCTGTTCCCTTATTCTGATGCTATTGTACGTGTCTCTGTGatagaatgttgtgatccaTTGTATGTGTGCAGCACTAAGATTTAACAGGACAAAAACCAAAAACTAGACGCTGACGTTCAGTGACTCTgacgtgtttctgtgtgaaggaTCTAAATCCTGACTGGACAGTTCTTCCTGTCAAAGGTCTGTGGCTCATCAGGGTGGGTCTAATGTGGTCATGCTGATTCCAGGTACACTAGGTAGACATTACACTGGGACTATCTGCTCAGAAGGTAAAGGGGCAACCAGCCACAGGGGGCTTAGAGAGAGCTCAGCACCCCCTGCTCATTCTGCTAGGTATCATAAGATCTGAACAGCGAGCAGGAACTGACACACCTGCTCTACTACAACCTGAACCCAGAGACGGATGCACATGAACACATATACTGTGGCTGGTTTGGTGAGTCAGTGCTCCGAGGACTGTAACCGTCAGGGGGACAGTGACGGGTGGACCTTTGGTTCCTCCGTGCTCAGTGAGAGGTTTGTCCAGATGTTGTCACTGTTACTCACTCTAAATACCAGTAACCTGTATGGAGTTAACGCTTTCTTGACTGGAAACGtgacatgtctgtgtttttgtttccagctgctccagaaACTGAGGAAGATCCTAAAGTGACCCGAGCTAAATTCTTCATTAGAGACGAGTTTCTGGTAAAACACACTGGGgatgatgacaaacagcagaaGGATAAGCTACATAACCACATGCATCCATTTTTAGCATTACTATGTTTACAAACACCCCTGTATAAGTAAACATTATAAACAGCTGAACTGAGACACTACTAAATCAATAGCATGTTGAAAGTAAGACGCCACCTGTCCTGTTTCCCTCAGAGGATCAGCACGGCCAGTGGTGACGGAAAACATTACTGCTACCCTCACTTCACCTGTGCCGTCGACACAGAGAACATCCGCCGCGTCTTCAATGACTGTCGTGACATCATCCAACGCATGCACCTGCGGCAGTACGAGCTGCTGTGATGAGCCGTGACCCGGTACCAATCTGTTATATCGCAGACATGTATCTTGTAGCTATTAGTTTACTTAATAATGGGATATTGATTAGGGCAGAATCAGCAGATCTAGGTCATGAAGGGGATTGTGGGTAGTGTAGTTCAGACGTTTAAATCAATCATGCGTGATGTGGTTTACCTGTCGTGTCTTACATGTAtagtttttaatattattactttTCTCTGATTGGCCAATTGCTTTTATCATTGTATCAATTTTACCTGAGATTTGAGTGAAAGTTTCCACATGTTTAGAAAATTGTAGATGTATTTAAAGAGGAACACAGACGTCTTCCACTGCTGCTGTATAGATGTTATATTAAAGGACTGTTACGTGTATGTGGCTGCatgggtttgttttgtgtggatCTCTGGTATGTTTCATGCTTGTGTGGGTTTCAGTACCATGAAGCCTGTTGAGTGAATTTGGGGGAGTGCTATTTAAAATAACTACTAATAAATCTGTCACCTAtggtcacttactgtacaagTACCTGACATCACCACCCACCAGCCTCATACATGTCATGTTATAAAACAAGTCCTGTATTCACCATCTTCATCCTGCAAATGTAAAGTGATCATTCTAAAGACTTCAGAAAATCCCtgctttaatgtgtgtttttacttaGAGTAATAAACATCAAGTAAAAATTTGAGGTTTCCAACTTGTTCTAGGCAACATAGACTAATCTGAGATCTGATTCAGGTTCAAGTCTTGAGATCAAAAAcacttgtttttactgtaaatattaacTGTTAGctatgtttttaaattaaagatcTCATGTTTTTCATCTATGACAGGATATGAAGTGACCACAAATTTATTAGTGACACCTAAATCAGCATAATACAAAAATAGATGTTTCAGCTGTCAGTCTAAATATGACGGTTTAGTAATAAAGTTTTAATCTGTTTGTTCGGCCTAAACAGTTCCTGTATAGAATCAGGCTAACAGAATTAAACCGGCTCAGTTCTTTAAATCACATCATACCATCAGCTGTGCAGGTCTTCCGTTACATTTATTGTGTATGAGCTGACGGGGTGTTTGTAACTTCCTGTAGCGCCAGCGTTAACGTAACCGTTTGAACTTGCTCCAGCTGTTTGCCTCCGTCTGTTTTCTGCCCTGGATTGTTGCCAATGCACGGGAGTCCCCAGGTGAGCGTGACGCAGACAGGTGAGTTTTCAGTGATGGAAGCCCCAGCTAAAGAAGGAGTGCGCATGCGTGAGAGCTGCGACGTTTGGCGCCCTGCCTGCGTGCTCCCGTAGTATGTGCGTGCTGGCGCAAAGCGCGGCCTTCGCTTAATGCTCGtcctcatcaacaacaacaacaagaaccgTACAAAGTGATTCCAGGTTCCCGGCGCGCGGACACACCTGGAGAAACGCACTCCCTGCAGCTGTGAGTGACGGTAAGAGCCCGCTCTCCTCGGCCCCGCGCTTTCCTTGTCTCTTGCACTGGCCCCGGTTATGCGGGGATGCCTGCGCGCTCTCGAGCCGATCAAGGCTCCGTCCCGCTACTGTCGccgaggccgcggcgccgccgccactCGCGTGCCTGTGAGTCGATCCCGGGTACGGCGCAGCGGCCGGTGACggtcagctgtttttttaccGAAGACAACGTGCTGTTGGACGGTTACCGAATAAACGCCATTTTATGTGCGAGTAAAGACACAGGCCGGACTGTCCGCCATTTAACAAAAACACGACTATCACCACAATAGAACAGACTTAATCGACGTTAATTTTCGAAGCTTGATCAAATTCACGGTAGCCGTACACCGCCGGTTGCCATTCGGAAACCACGGGGTAGCCCCAATAGGCCCCGGGGAGCCCGTTTGTCTGCAGTTTGGTGTACAAGTAGCATGTTAGCTTCGCCGCTGCCCAGTACCGTTCAGCTAACGTAAACGTTATCCTCCCCGGTGAACAGAGACCGTCTCCCCGTCCGAAGCAGCACTGCCGTCACCGCGGAGTCCTCACGCCAACCGTTTTCTAATTTAACGCGTTGTTCCGGATCCAAACATCTGCTCTGTTACGTTAGCAGCTATTAGCTCCTTAGCTAAGTCCGCTTCGGTCCGGTTTAATATGGTGTGTATAATGTGATTTGCGCCACTTGTAGAAACAGAAACGATTGTCCGTTGGCGCTTCAAGCCCGTGTTCAGGCCCGGTCTGTGGAGGTTAACGCACAGGGCTTCAAAGAACGGCTACACTGTCGGTGCTATCGGCGAGCTGCTACGACGTCCGTCCCTCCGTTCACGAACGTTGTTAGACGTGTACACGCCACATGCGCGCGTCCGCGTTGTCTGAGGTACATGAACTACTGGAACGAGTTCGGGTTGGGTAAACGGTCTGAGCTCCGGGGTCACGGTTTTAGA from Betta splendens chromosome 4, fBetSpl5.4, whole genome shotgun sequence includes:
- the gnal gene encoding guanine nucleotide-binding protein G(olf) subunit alpha, whose product is MGCLGGKTEEERLDEKAKREANKKIERQLQKERQTYKATHRLLLLGAGESGKSTIVKQMRILHVDGFNAEEKQQKIQDIRKNVKDAIVTIVSAMSSLTPPVPLGNPDNQFRVDYIRSIAPLSDFEYTEDFFEHAQNLWEDDGVKACFERSNEYQLIDCAQYFLNRLDSVRRTDYTPTDQDLLRCRVLTSGIFETRFQVDKVNFHMFDVGGQRDERRKWIQCFNDVTAIIFVAASSSYNMVIREDNSTNRLRESLDLFRSIWTNRFLKTISVILFLNKQDVLAEKILAGKSKLEDYFPEYNNYQAPVDAAPETEEDPKVTRAKFFIRDEFLRISTASGDGKHYCYPHFTCAVDTENIRRVFNDCRDIIQRMHLRQYELL